The Leucobacter viscericola genome includes a window with the following:
- a CDS encoding ABC transporter ATP-binding protein, which translates to MIEARGLSKQYGSKRAVDNISFSIAPGKVTGFLGPNGAGKSTSMRLMLGLDRPTEGTVTVHGESYRDLPAPMGEVGALLDAKGVHPGRSARSHLRSLAATHGISDKRVDEVLGQTGLSEVAGKRVGGFSLGMGQRLGIAAALLGDPRVLILDEPVNGLDPDGVLWVRHLLRGLAAEGRTVLLSSHLMSEMAQTADHVIVLGKGKVVADAPIAEFVANGRSERVTVRTPEAAKLAALLLADNNPKVQLEPLSEGCFVTVGLTASTVGGIAARNGIELHELSPVTASLEDAYLALTRDHLEYTSA; encoded by the coding sequence ATGATCGAGGCACGCGGTCTCAGCAAACAGTACGGCAGCAAACGAGCCGTCGATAACATCAGCTTTTCCATCGCCCCGGGTAAGGTTACGGGCTTCCTGGGCCCGAACGGCGCGGGTAAATCGACGAGCATGCGGCTCATGCTCGGGCTGGATCGGCCGACCGAGGGCACAGTGACCGTCCACGGCGAGTCCTACCGCGACCTCCCTGCCCCGATGGGCGAGGTGGGCGCGCTGCTCGATGCGAAGGGTGTGCACCCGGGTCGAAGCGCCCGCAGCCACCTGCGCTCGCTCGCGGCGACACACGGCATTTCCGACAAACGAGTCGACGAGGTGCTTGGCCAGACCGGCCTCTCCGAGGTCGCGGGCAAGCGGGTTGGTGGGTTCTCGCTCGGCATGGGGCAGCGGCTCGGGATTGCCGCGGCGCTGCTCGGTGACCCTCGCGTGCTGATTCTCGACGAACCAGTGAACGGGCTCGATCCTGATGGTGTGCTTTGGGTGCGGCACCTGCTGCGCGGTCTCGCCGCCGAGGGTCGTACCGTGCTGCTCTCGAGTCACCTGATGAGCGAGATGGCGCAGACGGCCGACCACGTGATTGTGCTGGGCAAGGGGAAGGTCGTCGCCGACGCCCCAATTGCCGAGTTCGTGGCGAACGGGCGCAGCGAACGAGTCACGGTGAGAACACCAGAGGCTGCAAAGCTTGCCGCTTTGCTGCTCGCTGACAACAACCCCAAGGTGCAGCTCGAGCCGCTCAGCGAGGGTTGCTTTGTGACGGTTGGACTCACCGCGTCAACCGTGGGGGGCATTGCTGCTCGCAACGGCATCGAACTGCACGAGCTCAGCCCGGTGACCGCGAGCCTCGAAGACGCGTACCTCGCGCTGACGCGCGATCACCTCGAATACACAAGCGCCTAA
- a CDS encoding ATP-dependent DNA helicase RecG, translated as MSTATLDTRLEGVVGARTAKPLAKAFGAETVRDLLMHVPRRYSRRGELTPLLGLPIGEHVTVVAQVLDVKERTMQRRRGSILEVRITDGTGSLTLTFFNQGWRAKDLRAGRRGIFAGKVSAYRNQLQLQHPDYELFENRDDAPDGEQLDKAAALAWAETPVPIYPATAQLTSWIIQRAVGLALDALGPIEDPLPAEIRNAEEVIALGPAFELVHRPQTDADWKRARESLRFREAFELQLALLDRRRRTAQESSTPRPLGKAGGQLERFDATLPFQLTGDQASAGQTIAAELAAPHPMHRLLQGEVGSGKTLVALRAMLQVAESGGQSALLAPTEVLAAQHFRSITEALGPDMTAEIAPVLLTGRMPTAERKRALLSLASGNAAIAVGTHALLSEGVSFYDLGLIVVDEQHRFGVEQREALRRKGAQPHVLAMTATPIPRTVALTAFGDLEVSTIRELPPGRLGIETFTVPELEMPNRAARVWARSAEDIAAGRQIYVVCPAISASEKESDAEEGIEPETTEDGAGPKRPLANVTDTVAELRARPEFAGVTIEALTGSMASADKDRVMRDFADGKIQMLVATTVIEVGVNVPNATIMIVRDADRFGISQLHQLRGRVGRGSHAGLCLLMTTAAQGTIARERIDAVADTSDGFVLAEVDLSLRREGDILGTAQSGGRSTLRLLRVAEHGELIAHTRDVAAALLEQDPELTNAPGLAQIIAREQEARLLDNLAKS; from the coding sequence ATGAGCACGGCAACCCTCGACACTCGCCTGGAAGGTGTGGTCGGTGCGCGCACTGCGAAGCCGCTCGCCAAGGCGTTTGGTGCTGAGACGGTTCGCGATCTGCTGATGCACGTGCCGAGGCGGTACTCGCGTCGCGGCGAGTTGACCCCGCTGCTCGGGTTGCCGATCGGAGAGCACGTGACCGTGGTGGCGCAGGTGCTCGATGTGAAAGAGCGCACAATGCAGCGTCGTCGCGGCAGCATTCTTGAGGTGCGCATTACCGACGGCACGGGATCGCTGACGCTCACGTTCTTCAACCAGGGCTGGCGGGCGAAGGATCTGCGAGCGGGTCGTCGCGGAATTTTTGCGGGCAAGGTGAGCGCCTACCGCAACCAGTTGCAGCTGCAGCATCCCGATTACGAGCTGTTTGAGAACCGTGACGATGCGCCAGACGGTGAGCAGCTAGATAAAGCCGCAGCGCTGGCTTGGGCGGAGACTCCGGTGCCGATTTATCCGGCAACGGCGCAGTTGACCAGCTGGATCATCCAGCGGGCCGTTGGGCTCGCGCTCGACGCGCTTGGGCCGATAGAAGACCCGTTGCCAGCCGAGATTCGCAACGCCGAAGAGGTGATTGCGCTCGGTCCGGCGTTTGAGCTTGTGCATCGTCCGCAGACTGACGCCGACTGGAAGCGGGCGAGGGAGAGCCTTCGTTTTCGGGAGGCGTTTGAGCTGCAATTGGCGCTGCTAGATCGGCGGCGTCGCACCGCACAGGAGTCGAGCACACCTCGGCCACTCGGCAAAGCCGGTGGTCAGCTGGAGCGTTTTGACGCCACACTGCCCTTCCAGCTCACGGGCGACCAGGCGAGTGCCGGGCAGACCATCGCCGCGGAACTCGCGGCGCCACATCCCATGCACCGACTGCTGCAGGGTGAGGTGGGATCGGGCAAGACCCTGGTCGCGCTTCGCGCTATGTTGCAGGTCGCCGAGAGCGGTGGCCAAAGCGCCCTACTCGCCCCCACGGAGGTACTTGCCGCGCAGCACTTCCGCTCCATCACCGAGGCGCTTGGCCCCGATATGACGGCAGAAATCGCCCCCGTTCTGCTCACCGGGCGCATGCCGACCGCTGAACGCAAGCGCGCGCTGCTGTCGCTGGCCTCAGGCAACGCTGCAATCGCGGTTGGCACACACGCGCTGTTAAGCGAGGGCGTCTCGTTCTACGACCTTGGCCTGATCGTGGTCGACGAGCAGCACCGCTTTGGTGTCGAGCAGCGCGAAGCGCTCCGGCGCAAGGGAGCCCAGCCGCACGTACTCGCCATGACGGCGACGCCGATTCCGCGCACGGTCGCCCTGACCGCGTTTGGTGACCTCGAGGTGAGCACGATTCGAGAACTGCCGCCGGGGCGCCTCGGTATTGAGACATTCACTGTGCCCGAGCTTGAGATGCCCAACCGCGCCGCGCGAGTGTGGGCCCGATCGGCCGAAGATATTGCCGCGGGCAGGCAGATCTATGTGGTGTGCCCCGCGATTTCTGCGAGTGAAAAAGAGTCGGATGCTGAAGAAGGCATCGAGCCCGAAACGACCGAAGACGGTGCTGGCCCCAAACGCCCCCTCGCGAACGTTACCGACACGGTCGCAGAACTGCGCGCCCGCCCCGAGTTTGCTGGCGTAACCATCGAGGCCCTCACCGGCAGCATGGCCTCCGCCGACAAAGACCGCGTGATGCGCGACTTTGCGGACGGCAAGATCCAGATGCTCGTCGCGACGACCGTTATCGAGGTCGGGGTCAACGTGCCCAATGCCACGATCATGATCGTGCGAGATGCCGACCGATTTGGCATCTCGCAGCTGCATCAGCTTAGGGGGCGAGTGGGGCGCGGATCGCACGCCGGGCTCTGTCTGCTCATGACCACCGCTGCTCAGGGCACGATCGCTCGCGAGCGCATTGACGCCGTCGCTGATACCTCCGACGGTTTTGTGCTTGCTGAGGTCGACCTCTCGCTCAGGCGCGAGGGCGATATTCTCGGCACAGCCCAGTCCGGGGGGCGTTCAACGCTGCGACTGCTCCGTGTCGCCGAGCACGGCGAACTCATTGCCCACACGCGTGATGTTGCTGCGGCCCTGCTTGAGCAAGATCCCGAACTCACCAATGCTCCGGGCCTTGCCCAGATCATCGCTCGTGAGCAAGAAGCGCGCCTGCTCGACAACCTTGCGAAGTCCTAG
- the rsmD gene encoding 16S rRNA (guanine(966)-N(2))-methyltransferase RsmD: protein MTRIISGAAGSLRLEVPKSGTRPTSDRVREAIFSTLDSWGFTDGTRVLDLYAGSGALGLEALSRGASEVALVEKHPQAAQIVSRNAKKVLAAISGSGSPAPRAEVLRQSVQAFLDAAPREVLWDVALLDPPYDLSEAELAANLTALAPILTDDAAVLVERDARSPEPTWPAGLALVRRKAYGDTVLWWAERSERVE, encoded by the coding sequence GTGACCAGAATCATCTCCGGGGCCGCCGGTTCGCTACGACTTGAGGTGCCAAAGTCGGGCACCCGCCCCACGAGCGACCGCGTGCGCGAGGCCATCTTCTCGACGCTCGACTCCTGGGGGTTCACCGACGGCACGCGTGTGCTCGATCTCTACGCGGGATCTGGAGCACTCGGACTCGAGGCGCTGAGCCGCGGCGCCTCCGAGGTCGCGCTCGTCGAGAAGCACCCGCAGGCAGCGCAGATCGTGAGCCGTAACGCCAAGAAGGTACTCGCCGCAATTTCGGGTTCAGGATCACCCGCCCCCAGAGCAGAGGTGCTTCGGCAGTCCGTGCAGGCGTTTCTTGATGCGGCCCCGCGCGAGGTGCTCTGGGACGTCGCGCTGCTCGATCCCCCCTACGATCTCAGCGAGGCCGAACTCGCGGCGAACCTGACCGCGCTGGCGCCGATCCTGACCGATGATGCCGCTGTGCTCGTCGAACGCGACGCGCGCTCCCCCGAGCCCACCTGGCCGGCGGGACTCGCGCTTGTGCGCAGGAAGGCCTACGGCGACACCGTTCTGTGGTGGGCGGAGCGCTCCGAGCGGGTGGAGTAG
- a CDS encoding NAD-dependent succinate-semialdehyde dehydrogenase, translating to MALKPNEQALLDSVQSGLGIGGKWEPSTSGATLDVQDPATGETIKSIADATVEDAVRALDAAVAAQDAWANTPTRERSNILRRAFDLLMERKEDFALLMSMEMGKPIAEARGEVNYGGEFLRWFSEEAVRVRGDYRENPEGTGNMVVSHIPVGPCYFITPWNFPLAMATRKIAPALAAGCTVVIKPAALTPLTTIFFAQLLEEAGVPAGVVNVVATSKSSAQSSALLSDSRLRKLSFTGSTPVGVKLLEAAAQNVLRTSMELGGNAPFVVFEDADLDRAVEGALLAKFRNIGQACTAANRIIVHESVADEFARRVGEKVAAMTIGRGAEEGNDIGALVDGKAVSNTARLVADAIETGATIVTGGETIDGPGNFFQPTVIDKLSPQSAIMREEIFGPVLGIIRFSTEDEAVEIANNTEYGLVSYVFTENIHRGQRMIEKLESGMMGLNTGLVSNAAAPFGGLKQSGIGREGGFEGIHEFLSTKYTLMPRT from the coding sequence ATGGCTTTGAAGCCCAACGAACAGGCGCTGCTCGACAGCGTGCAGTCCGGCCTCGGCATCGGCGGCAAGTGGGAGCCCTCCACCTCGGGGGCAACCCTTGACGTGCAGGATCCCGCAACCGGCGAGACCATCAAGTCGATCGCAGACGCGACCGTTGAAGACGCAGTGCGCGCCCTCGACGCAGCGGTTGCTGCTCAGGACGCCTGGGCAAACACCCCGACCCGCGAGCGCTCGAACATTCTGCGCCGCGCCTTCGACCTGCTCATGGAGCGCAAGGAAGACTTCGCGCTGCTGATGTCGATGGAGATGGGCAAGCCCATCGCCGAGGCACGCGGTGAGGTCAACTACGGTGGCGAGTTCTTGCGCTGGTTCTCGGAAGAGGCTGTGCGCGTGCGCGGCGACTACCGCGAGAACCCCGAGGGCACCGGCAACATGGTTGTCTCGCACATCCCGGTTGGTCCCTGCTACTTCATCACGCCGTGGAACTTCCCGCTCGCGATGGCAACCCGCAAGATTGCTCCGGCACTCGCAGCTGGCTGCACCGTCGTCATCAAGCCCGCAGCGCTCACCCCGTTGACCACCATCTTCTTCGCGCAGCTGCTCGAAGAGGCTGGCGTGCCGGCTGGTGTCGTGAACGTTGTCGCAACGTCGAAGTCGAGCGCTCAGTCGAGCGCGCTGCTCTCGGACTCGCGCCTGCGCAAGCTCTCGTTCACCGGCTCAACCCCGGTTGGCGTGAAGCTGCTCGAGGCAGCGGCTCAGAACGTGCTGCGCACCTCGATGGAGCTCGGTGGCAACGCCCCGTTCGTTGTCTTCGAAGACGCGGATCTCGACCGTGCGGTCGAGGGTGCGCTGCTCGCGAAGTTCCGCAACATCGGCCAGGCCTGCACCGCGGCAAACCGCATCATCGTGCACGAGTCGGTCGCTGACGAGTTCGCTCGTCGTGTTGGCGAGAAGGTCGCCGCCATGACCATCGGTCGCGGCGCTGAAGAGGGCAACGACATCGGCGCTCTCGTCGACGGCAAGGCAGTCTCGAACACCGCTCGTCTCGTGGCAGACGCCATCGAGACCGGCGCGACCATCGTCACCGGTGGCGAGACGATCGACGGACCCGGCAACTTCTTCCAGCCGACCGTCATCGACAAGCTCAGCCCGCAGTCGGCCATCATGCGCGAGGAGATCTTCGGACCCGTGCTCGGCATCATCCGCTTCTCGACAGAAGATGAAGCTGTCGAGATCGCGAATAACACCGAGTACGGTCTCGTGAGCTACGTGTTCACCGAGAACATCCACCGTGGTCAGCGCATGATCGAGAAGCTCGAGAGCGGCATGATGGGCCTCAACACGGGCCTCGTCTCGAACGCTGCGGCTCCCTTCGGTGGCCTCAAGCAGTCGGGTATCGGCCGTGAGGGTGGCTTCGAGGGGATCCACGAGTTCCTCTCGACCAAGTACACCCTGATGCCGCGCACCTAG
- the gabT gene encoding 4-aminobutyrate--2-oxoglutarate transaminase gives MTELVGGPSLPQERKLVTSIPGPKSQEMMARKNAAVAAGVGVALPVSIVAAGGGVMVDADGNSLIDLGSGIAVTGVGNSAPAVVEAVINQVQAFTHTCFTVTPYDGYVKVAEKLNELTPGDHEKRSALFNSGAEAVENAIKIARHFTKKNGVVVFDHAYHGRTNLTMGMTAKNIPYKDGFGPFAPEVYRVPTSYPFRDGLSGAEAAKVALTQIEKQVGAGNLAAIIIEPIQGEGGFIAPAEGFLPALQAWATENNVVFILDEVQTGFARTGDLFAANHEGVVPDMVTTAKGIAGGLPLSAVTGRAEIMDSAHAGGLGGTYAGSPIACAAALATIDTYEKENLTERAREIGAIIDEFFGEIAKNDDRIGEIRGRGALKAIEFVESGSKNPNAALTGAIAKQAGEQGVIVLTCGTYGNVVRFLPPLSISDELLREGLQVVADALAAN, from the coding sequence ATGACTGAACTTGTCGGCGGCCCCTCGCTTCCGCAGGAGCGCAAGCTCGTTACCTCGATCCCCGGCCCCAAGTCGCAGGAGATGATGGCCCGTAAGAACGCCGCCGTTGCAGCTGGTGTCGGTGTCGCACTTCCCGTTTCGATCGTTGCTGCTGGCGGTGGCGTCATGGTTGATGCTGACGGCAACTCGCTGATCGACCTCGGCTCCGGCATCGCCGTGACCGGTGTTGGCAACTCGGCTCCCGCCGTTGTTGAGGCCGTCATCAACCAGGTGCAGGCGTTCACGCACACCTGCTTCACCGTGACCCCCTACGACGGCTACGTTAAGGTTGCAGAGAAGCTCAACGAGCTGACCCCCGGCGATCACGAGAAGCGCTCGGCTCTCTTCAACTCGGGCGCCGAGGCTGTTGAGAACGCGATCAAGATCGCTCGCCACTTCACCAAGAAGAACGGCGTTGTTGTCTTCGACCACGCTTACCACGGTCGCACGAACCTGACCATGGGCATGACCGCGAAGAACATCCCCTACAAAGATGGTTTCGGTCCCTTCGCTCCCGAGGTCTACCGCGTTCCCACCTCGTACCCCTTCCGCGACGGACTCTCCGGCGCAGAGGCAGCCAAGGTTGCACTGACCCAGATCGAGAAGCAGGTCGGCGCGGGTAACCTCGCTGCGATCATCATCGAGCCCATCCAGGGTGAGGGTGGCTTCATTGCTCCCGCAGAGGGCTTCCTGCCCGCACTGCAGGCGTGGGCAACCGAGAACAACGTTGTCTTCATCCTCGACGAGGTGCAGACCGGCTTCGCTCGTACCGGCGACCTGTTCGCTGCGAACCACGAGGGTGTTGTGCCCGACATGGTCACCACCGCTAAGGGCATCGCTGGCGGCCTGCCGCTGTCGGCTGTGACCGGCCGCGCCGAGATCATGGACTCCGCACACGCGGGTGGCCTCGGTGGCACCTACGCGGGTAGCCCGATCGCCTGTGCAGCTGCACTCGCAACGATCGACACTTACGAGAAGGAAAACCTCACCGAGCGCGCCCGCGAGATCGGCGCGATCATCGATGAGTTTTTCGGCGAGATCGCAAAGAACGATGATCGCATCGGCGAGATCCGCGGTCGCGGTGCGCTGAAGGCGATTGAGTTCGTTGAGTCCGGTTCGAAGAACCCGAACGCTGCCCTCACCGGTGCAATCGCAAAGCAGGCTGGCGAGCAGGGTGTCATCGTGCTCACCTGTGGCACCTACGGCAACGTCGTGCGCTTCCTGCCGCCGCTCTCGATCTCCGACGAGCTGCTGCGCGAGGGCCTGCAGGTCGTCGCAGACGCACTGGCTGCCAACTGA